The window GAATGATTACAGGTAGTTGACGCCATCAAAATACGACCTATAATGGCGGTCTTTCGCGGGAATAGCTCAGTTGGTAGAGCGCAACCTTGCCAAGGTTGAGGTCGCGAGTTCGAGACTCGTTTCCCGCTCCAGATTTTCGGAAAGGCTCCGTAAAGCCTTTTCCCCGATCGAGACGCATCGGAAAGTCAGGCCAGACAAGTGGCGCGATAGCAAAGCGGTTATGCACCGGATTGCAAATCCGTGTAGGTCGGTTCGACTCCGGCTCGCGCCTCCAGAAGTACATGCGGGAATAGCTCAGTTGGTAGAGCGCAACCTTGCCAAGGTTGAGGTCGCGAGTTCGAGACTCGTTTCCCGCTCCAGCATTTGACAAAGGGAAGGTGCCGATGCACCTTCCCTTTTTGTCTTTTGCAGAGCGCTCGCCATGCCCCGCGTCCGTCACTCCGATTTTGCCGATCCGGAAAGGATCGCTCTCCCGCAGCACGCCGTGCTCCCGGATTACCGTGACGGCGGCCTCTTCGCCCTGATCCGGCAACTCCGCGACTATCTCGACGGCCGACCGTGGCAGCCGCCCGGGGCGCCCGCCGCCTCCCGTGTCGACACAGGTCCGCGCAAGCTTGTCTTCATCCTGATCGACGGCCTGGGCGACATGTTCCTGCAGCGCACCGGCACAAACGGCGCCCTGCTCGCACACCGCACCGGCCGGCTCACCTCGGTATTCCCGAGCACCACCGCGAGCGCCGTCACGACGACGATGACGGGCCTCGCACCAGCCCGCCACGGTCTCACCGGGTGGTTCATTCGCGACCGGCGCTTCGGTGGCGTCATCGCGCCGCTGCCGACCATGCGCCGCGATCGCTCCCCGATCAGGGCACCCCTCACCGTACCCCGCCTGTTTTCCTACCGCACGCTCTTCCAGCGACGCAAACATCCCTCGGTCTTCGTCTCGCCCCGCGATCTCGCCTTTTCCCCCTACTCGTCCCGCCACAGCCGCGGTGCCGATACGGTCGCGTACAAGGGCCTGCAAGGGATGATCGACGCCATCGTCGAGACGATCGCGGCGAGCGGAACCGGGCGGATGCTGGTGCACGCCTACTATCCGACGTTCGACGGCCTCAGCCACGCCTACGGCTGCAATTCCAACGAAGTCATCACGCACTTCGGACGCATCGACGCCGCGTTCAACCAGCTCATCGAGCGGCTCCGGGGCAGCAATACGGACATCGTCCTGACCGCCGACCACGGCTTCATCGATTCGCCGCCCGAATGCGCGATGGACCTCGACACGCTGCCCGGTTTGCACGGCATGCTCACGGCCCCGCTGTTCGGCGAGCGGCGCGCGACCTTCTGTGCCGTGCGTCAGGGCGCCGATCGGGACTTCGAGCAGATGGCGCGTGAATGCCTGGCAGGCAAGGCCACCGTGTCGCGCTCGGCCGACCTGATCGGCTTCGGCCTGTTCGGGCCGGGGAAGCCCCATCCGCGACTGCAGGAACGGGTCGGCAGCCATGCCCTGCTGATGGAGACGGGCTGGACGCTGCGCGACCACGTCCCGGGCGAGCAGGAACACGCGATGATCGGTGTCCACGGCGGACTGTCGGCCGACGAAATGTGGATTCCCCTGGTCGAGGCGCGCTGCTGAAGATCCGCCGGCCCCCCGGCTCAGTGCAGATCCTCGTCCGCCGGCAACGGCAGCACGGCGATGCCCTCGTCGAGCAATTCGCCGACATCGTCGCGCGTCGCGCGGCCGCGGATGTTGCGCGCCTGGCTCTCGCCGTGATGAATGCGGCGCGCCTCGTCGGCAAAACGGTCGCCCACATCCTCGGATTCGCGCCCCAGGCGGCGGAGCATCGCCACCGCGGCCGCCACGACATCCGGCTCGGCCGCGGCCGGTGCTGGCCGGGTCATCGCAGGCTGAGTGGGCGCTCCTCGATCGCGCACCGGCGCCGAGGCGCCAGTATTCACGTAGGGCGCGGAGGGGCGGCGCGAGATGGCCGTCGACCCGCACACCGGACAGGAGATCAGTTCCCTCTCGCGCTGGTCCTCGAAAGCTGCGGACGAAGCGAACCACCCCTCGAAGAGGTGCTCATGCTCGCAACTGAGGTTGAGAACGATCACGTGAACTTCCGGAGTCGGACAACTATGAGACAGACACGTGCCGACGCGCGGTGGTGCCGGGAACGGGACTCGAACCCGTACGCCAAGGGCCGCAGATTTTAAGCCAGAGCATGGAGTCCGCACCGGGGTAACGCTGGGCTTGGATACAGCTTGCTGTGGCAGGTTTTCCGTAGAGCCAACGTCTTGGATCATATGCCGGTGCGCGATGCAAACCGCCCCGGTT is drawn from Azoarcus sp. DN11 and contains these coding sequences:
- a CDS encoding alkaline phosphatase family protein, which gives rise to MPRVRHSDFADPERIALPQHAVLPDYRDGGLFALIRQLRDYLDGRPWQPPGAPAASRVDTGPRKLVFILIDGLGDMFLQRTGTNGALLAHRTGRLTSVFPSTTASAVTTTMTGLAPARHGLTGWFIRDRRFGGVIAPLPTMRRDRSPIRAPLTVPRLFSYRTLFQRRKHPSVFVSPRDLAFSPYSSRHSRGADTVAYKGLQGMIDAIVETIAASGTGRMLVHAYYPTFDGLSHAYGCNSNEVITHFGRIDAAFNQLIERLRGSNTDIVLTADHGFIDSPPECAMDLDTLPGLHGMLTAPLFGERRATFCAVRQGADRDFEQMARECLAGKATVSRSADLIGFGLFGPGKPHPRLQERVGSHALLMETGWTLRDHVPGEQEHAMIGVHGGLSADEMWIPLVEARC
- a CDS encoding DUF1178 family protein, with the protein product MIVLNLSCEHEHLFEGWFASSAAFEDQRERELISCPVCGSTAISRRPSAPYVNTGASAPVRDRGAPTQPAMTRPAPAAAEPDVVAAAVAMLRRLGRESEDVGDRFADEARRIHHGESQARNIRGRATRDDVGELLDEGIAVLPLPADEDLH